Sequence from the Psilocybe cubensis strain MGC-MH-2018 chromosome Unknown contig4, whole genome shotgun sequence genome:
aaatacaacaaataAACGCACCAAACACACGATGGTGGACCACTAACACGCATGATACACTCACCCCTATACCATACAGCCCATTCTTCGACTCCAAAACTCCAACATCgcaaacccaactcaccggacacaacactcctcctcctcgtccgaatctccattcaacctcattccaaccaccttctttctcttcacccCTGCACGCCCACTAGCTCCAGACCCCTCGGCTATCCTAACGTAACGTACTAACGGCGAttactgaattttttctgccagtagaagaagaagcattctgTAGAGTCCGAGAGACGTTATACGTTGTTTTAATGCAAATTCGATGGAATACGTACATTGGGGGGGTTGTAATGGTGCATAGGAGCCCCTGAGTAATCGAACTGAAAGTGAGTGAACGTTGGAACCAAGTCTGAACGTCGACGAAAGTTTGTGCAAGTCGGATTTCAcatcaagacaagaaaacacagaaacgcaCAAAAGTACTAttaccatcttcaacaaacggACACCAGCATTGCTCTGCACCACTAACATTGTCTTAAAGTACATTCTTCACGAAACAAAATCCTAGATATTCCACACACAAAGACAGAGCGTTGACCCGATACACACCCAagaaccccctcctcctccccaaaatcgcaaaatcacctcatcCCAATACGTTTTCCTGGCTCTTCGGCTCCGGAACggtattcaaatccaaattgcGTAAACCAACTAAAAAGCGGCGTCTCATTTGAGAAGAATTAGAATGCCTGTGTTGCAACGCGAAATCAGAACAAACCATTGGAGAGATAACGGGTATGCGTACGTACGTTTGCTGTTCCCGAGTCAATTACTAGTTTATGCAATTCGATTAATGCATGGGTGAATGTGTGTTGACGATCTACGATACGAGTTGGAATTCACTTGATGCAAGGTAGATGATACTCGAGTCTAAAGTTCTGTGAGCCGCAAACCAAaaacgatttgaatttgaatctcacatctcggacaccaatgtaaattcaaagcaaCACAACAATACCTCCAACACGAAACAGATAACAAACCCATTCGATCAATAGCACATTGCGTAAACGCACTAGCAACTATACCGATGAACCGCGAACcgagagaaagacacaaaaaaaaaacattgcaaAGACGTAACGTTATGGACGTACAGGGGCAGCAGGTGTATAAAAAGGACACGGACTAACGGgcttttttcctcatcccctctcctctcctcttctcacattctcttctcccgCTCTCCGCTCAATGCCCTTGTCAGCCCGCCCCTCTCCAACATCCTACactcgcactgcactgcCAATGGACGGGAACGCACCGGTACGAGTCAACGTGCCCACGACGCCGTGAGTATTCCCCATCCCTCCCCTGAGCTGCGCCACGTCTGACCCTCCCTTCGCAGGAACACGTTTGACGACGAGTAGAGGATCTGGGAGGTAGAGGTCGGAGTCGGCGACGCGCCATAAATGCCACGCTGGCATGTCGACCGGGGCATCGAGGGCAGCGCACGGTGAGCCTCTAACATTTGTTTTCGCATCACActccgccaaaccgcctTTCTCTGCAGGTTGCCACGCCATCGAGACGACGCGGGACTCGAATGCGCgtgctcagcgagcttgaggacgggGTAAGTAAATGCATTATTCGACGGGTATCATTgttgactgacctggacacgcagaacctTGCATGTGTGTTCCCAAGAGTCGGACACGTCGTCGAAACTGTAAGTCAGTCCACACTCGTCAGCAACCGCCTGTGATTGACAACCGCTGCATCAAgacctgcgcctgctcagcgagcttgaggacggagTAAGTAAAcaagctattcaacatggaacactgctgactgacctggacacgcagaacgaCCTTGAATCCGTGTTCCCGAGCGGCGGAAACGCTGTCGAAAGTGAGTGCATGCTTTGTTCGTCAGACCGCCCGTGATTGACCACCCAATACCAAGGCCGTATCGATTGGGGGGCAGGGAACAATGAGACCTATGCAAAAGTAAGTTGTCGTGTCGTTCACCGTGAACCAGCCTGAACTAACCTGACCTAGACACACAGAGCACCCCCAATCTATTCAAAGGCCTACATCCGTTCAACCGGTGCAGCTCGACACATGCGCTCCGCTCGTTGTGAATCGCCCCTTGACAGCCCGCCTTGCTGCGGATTCCAGTACGCGATTGGGGAATGGACTGGACGCGGTGGtgatgtggtggatgtgtgaGTACGCTGAGATGTTAGTAGGGAATGACTTGGAATGACCACACACAAGTACAGGTTGTGGTGTTGCCGTGGTTTCGCATCGGCCGCATATACCGTGGAGATGTGGAGGGAGGTGCCTAGTCGGTGTCCTAAGGATGCCATTGCAGGTTAGTTGACCCGTTGTTCAACGCGAGTCATGTCAAACTTACCTGAGATGTACATTGCAGGTCTGCGCTACCCTAAAATCTGGCTCTCCAATATCCCAGGCGGCACTCCTGTTGAATGCGAGTCGGGAACGCCGCAGCAAGGTACGTGACTCGTGTTCTGAACAGTTGTGACTGGGGTATAACGCGTTGTTGATAgggtggtgctgatggaaagGATAACAGCAGGCAAGGGCATTCGTATCGACGCGTATGTCCCATATACGGGCAATGTCGATTCATAGCGGGAGCCGCTGCCTGATTGCCTGCTCCCGTGCATTCGCCTTCAAACACGCTGAGACGCAGCTCCGCCCGCGTGCTGTCCCTCCATcggctcccctccctcccccgcctgctctccctcattctcccccaaccccccctcctccggaTCCAACCAACTCTCCTCAACCGTCACCTTGACCCTCCTCACATACTCCTTCATATTTTCCCTATACAACTGCGCCGCCTCCGCATTCGCCGGGCTATTCGGGTTCGGATCATGCAGCAAGCTCTGTATACTCGTCAATATCGCCGCGACGTCGTATGTGGGCGACCACCGGTTTTGCAGGATGTCGAGGCAGAGCTCGCTGTTCGCGTAGACGTTGGGGTGGAACATCCGCGAGAGGAATTTGACGGTGGGCGGTTTGTTGGGGTAGGACTCGTCGAATGTGAGGAGGAGCTTGAATGTGCCGTCTTCGAAGGGGGTGTCGCCTGTTGATAGGTGAGTGGCTGGGGgtgagtggggagaggaAACGCACCTGGCCCGAAGATGACAGCGTTCCAGAGCATAATATTGTCGGGGAGCGGACTGCCCGAGATCCCGCCTGGCGGGTCGGACGAGAGGCGCTTGAAGTCCCGGATGAGCCGTTTCTTGCAGTTCGTCGACATTGTTTGCTGAGTAAGATTGGGTCAAGTAATTCGGGTGGCTTTGGTTAAAgcgagagagggaggtgtgGTCGTGTCTGAATCGCGTGCTGTTAATGAGGGCACTGCGACTGTCGTCGTACACGTCGTCTCGTATGTGGTATGCGGTATTCTAATGATGGTATGCGATATGGATTGTAAAACCTGCAAACCCAACTTTAATTGTATCTTCCCCTACCAAACCAccctcaaaacatacctttgtacGTGCGTATATGCAAGCGTAAAGTCGTCTCAGGCGGCTggtatgaagaaacaagcaagtcagtctaactcagaagcagtggcagtggcaggccTCCTCATGTCACGCCCACTGACCGTGACCTGACTCCGCCGCATCTAATctggaaacaaacaatagcaacaacaatcactctgccgaaatgccgc
This genomic interval carries:
- a CDS encoding Ubiquitin-conjugating enzyme E2 2 yields the protein MSTNCKKRLIRDFKRLSSDPPGGISGSPLPDNIMLWNAVIFGPGDTPFEDGTFKLLLTFDESYPNKPPTVKFLSRMFHPNVYANSELCLDILQNRWSPTYDVAAILTSIQSLLHDPNPNSPANAEAAQLYRENMKEYVRRVKVTVEESWLDPEEGGLGENEGEQAGEGGEPMEGQHAGGAASQRV